Proteins encoded within one genomic window of Brassica rapa cultivar Chiifu-401-42 chromosome A09, CAAS_Brap_v3.01, whole genome shotgun sequence:
- the LOC103842922 gene encoding uncharacterized protein LOC103842922: MATIPPQLPLATRSALRRASSSVHFFTSTSSFRHRATKLFLPRAFSSSVKLPTKPPLCTADELHYVSVPNSDWRLALWRYFPPPQTPTRNHPLLLLSGVGTNAIGYDLSPGCSFARHMSAQGFETWILEVRGAGLSTRVSDLKDVEDSAHELSHQIQSTAKAAAKEAQVTEIADTAPPASDVSVVGEEASSASAWDESKIVARLTATFMRLSERLSGFLSEGQSLFMSAKLFDKIAMLLEDSRMYERFNEIRSKLLSLIESRQNSGLGNQIRELTQRLVDLLDDGQKSVSPQLIDLQERLTSTIEDFQKQLDLIVKYDWDFDNYLEEDVPAAIEYVRAQCKPKDGKLFAIGHSMGGILLYAMLSRCAFEGREPCLAAVATLASSLDYTTSDSALKLLIPLADPAQALSVPVVPLGALLAAAYPLSSRPPYVLSWLNDLISATDMMHPEQLEKLVLNNFCTIPAKLLIQLTTAFREGGLRDRSGEFYYKDHLSSTTVPVLALAGDRDLICPPIAVEDTVKLFPENLVTYKLLGEPDGPHYAHYDLVGGRLAVEQVYPCITEFLSHHDSA, encoded by the exons ATGGCGACGATTCCTCCCCAACTCCCCTTGGCGACCCGCTCTGCTCTTCGCCGGGCGTCTTCCTCCGTCCATTTCTTCACCTCCACTTCTTCGTTCCGTCACCGCGCAACGAAGCTGTTTCTCCCGAGAGCCTTCTCTTCCTCAGTCAAGCTCCCCACGAAACCGCCGCTCTGCACCGCCGACGAGCTTCATTACGTCTCCGTTCCCAACAGCGACTGGCGCCTCGCTCTCTGGCGCTACTTCCCTCCTCCTCAG ACGCCCACGAGGAATCATCCCTTATTGCTCTTGTCTGGAGTTGGAACTAACGCCATCGGATACGATCTATCTCCCGGT TGCTCTTTCGCAAGACACATGTCTGCTCAGGGATTCGAGACGTGGATTCTCGAGGTTCGTGGAGCAGGGCTGAGTACGAGAGTATCCGACCTCAAGGACGTTGAGGACTCCGCTCACGAGTTGTCTCATCAGATACAATCCACTGCTAAAGCTGCAGCTAAAGAAGCTCAGGTCACTGAGATTGCTGACACTGCACCACCAGCGTCGGATGTTTCCGTTGTTGGTGAAGAAGCCTCCTCAGCCTCAGCTTGGGACGAGTCCAAGATCGTGGCGAGGCTAACCGCAACATTCATGCGTTTATCAGAAAGACTCTCCGGTTTTCTCAGTGAAGGACAGTCATTGTTCATGTCTGCTAAGCTCTTTGACAAGATCGCTATGCTTTTGGAAGACTCGCGGATGTACGAGCGGTTTAACGAGATAAGATCAAAGCTCTTGAGTTTGATCGAGTCGAGGCAGAACTCAGGACTCGGTAACCAGATCAGGGAGTTGACTCAGCGGCTTGTGGATCTTCTTGACGATGGTCAGAAGTCTGTCTCTCCTCAGTTGATTGATCTGCAAGAGAGGCTCACTTCGACTATTGAGGATTTTCAGAAGCAGCTTGATTTGATTGTTAAGTATGATTGGGATTTTGATAATTACCTTGAAGAGGATGTCCCTGCTGCG ATTGAGTATGTAAGAGCGCAATGTAAGCCTAAAGACGGTAAGCTGTTTGCTATTGGGCACTCCATGGGTGGTATCTTACTCTATGCAATGCTGTCACGTTGTG CTTTTGAGGGACGAGAGCCTTGTCTGGCAGCTGTGGCAACTTTGGCTTCATCGTTAGATTACACAACTTCAGATTCTGCTCTCAAATTACTCATACCTCTT GCTGATCCAGCACAAGCTCTGAGTGTTCCAGTTGTGCCTTTAGGGGCTCTGTTGGCTGCAGCTTATCCTCTTTCGTCACGGCCTCCATACGTGTTATCTTGGCTTAACGATTTGATATCAGCGACGGATATGATGCACCCTGAGCAGTTAGAGAAGCTTGTTTTGAATAACTTCT GTACCATACCTGCAAAGCTTCTTATTCAGCTGACAACAGCTTTTCGAGAAGGAGGTTTACGAGATCGTAGTGGTGAATTTTACTACAAGGATCATCTTTCTAGTACCACTGTCCCTGTCTTAGCTCTTGCGGGTGATAGGGACTTGATCTGTCCTCCTATAGCTGTAGAAG ACACAGTTAAGCTGTTTCCTGAGAACCTGGTCACGTATAAGTTACTCGGAGAACCAGACGGACCGCATTATGCACACTATGATTTGGTTGGAGGACGACTG GCAGTGGAGCAAGTCTATCCTTGCATAACTGAGTTTCTTAGCCACCATGATTCTGCATAA
- the LOC103842924 gene encoding LOW QUALITY PROTEIN: putative glutamine amidotransferase GAT1_2.1 (The sequence of the model RefSeq protein was modified relative to this genomic sequence to represent the inferred CDS: inserted 2 bases in 1 codon), whose amino-acid sequence MVVVGNDLSSKTLPRVLIVSRRTLRKNKYVDFVGEYHLDLIVSHGAVPVIVPRVSGIHSMLRSFEPIHGVLLCEGEDVDPSLYADKELPGLSQEDMDEIRSLHASDTTIDKEKDSIELTLAKLCLERNIPFLGICRGSQILNVAAGGTLYQDIDKEVGTTTKHIDYDNYDEHRHEARLVEETPLRKWFDEVDQIMVNSYHHQGVKRLAERFVPMAYAPDGLIEGFYDQDRYDPEEGRFLMGLQFHPERMRRLSDDEFDYEGCVSVYKEFVKAVTAFHKKQLDAAEIVMEVKKKTLVKSELLEANTSVLSKQQENRLKQMGATVRNSCVYMKRMKRKEEQERAMDKLSAERLSDLLSFHRMMARLCSDAIKRKLLEPADSDXIETAFFINY is encoded by the exons ATGGTGGTTGTCGGAAATGATCTCTCgtccaagactctccccagaGTTCTCATCGTCTCTCGTCGAACTCTACGCAAGAACAAGTACGTGGACTTCGTGGGAGAGTACCATCTCGACCTCATCGTCTCGCACGGCGCCGTCCCTGTGATCGTCCCACGTGTAAGCGGGATCCACTCTATGCTCCGGAGCTTCGAGCCTATCCACGGCGTCCTCCTCTGCGAGGGAGAAGACGTAGACCCTTCTCTCTACGCAGACAAAGAGCTGCCAGGACTCTCTCAGGAGGACATGGACGAGATCAGGAGCTTGCACGCAAGCGACACGACCATCGACAAAGAGAAAGACAGCATCGAGCTTACTCTAGCTAAGCTCTGTCTCGAAAGAAACATTCCGTTCTTAGGCATCTGTCGTGGCTCTCAGATCCTCAACGTAGCAGCGGGAGGAACTCTGTACCAAGACATTGATAAAGAAGTTGGAACTACGACGAAGCATATAGACTATGACAACTACGATGAGCATAGACACGAGGCTAGGCTCGTGGAGGAGACGCCGTTGCGCAAATGGTTCGACGAGGTGGATCAGATCATGGTGAATTCGTATCATCATCAAGGCGTGAAGAGACTCGCGGAACGTTTTGTTCCCATGGCATACGCTCCTGATGGTTTGATAGAAGGGTTTTACGATCAGGATCGGTATGATCCGGAGGAAGGTCGGTTTCTGATGGGTCTGCAGTTTCATCCCGAGAGGATGAGACGACTCTCGGATGATGAGTTTGATTATGAAGGATGTGTTTCCGTTTACAAGGAGTTTGTGAAAGCTGTGACAGCGTTTCATAAGAAGCAACTTGATGCAGCAGAGATTGTgatggaggtgaagaagaagacgctAGTCAAAAGTGAGCTTTTAGAGGCGAACACTTCGGTTCTAAGCAAGCAACAAGAGAACAGGCTGAAGCAGATGGGAGCCACGGTGAGGAACTCGTGTGTGTACATGAAGAGGATGAAGAGGAAAGAGGAGCAAGAGAGAGCGATGGATAAGTTGTCCGCAGAGCGTTTGTCTGATCTGCTTTCGTTCCACCGTATGATGGCTCGTCTTTGCTCTGATGCCATCAAGAGGAAGCTGCTGGAACCAGCAGATAGTGA TATTGAGACTGCCTTTTTCATCAACTATTAG
- the LOC103842923 gene encoding uncharacterized protein LOC103842923 isoform X2 has product MVKERRGSDVVELQQPPPYFVLGDVWESFAEWSAYGTGVPLSLNNNNSYYKDRVFQYYVPSLSAIQLYADSHPLSSRRLSEESDSDFKDSSSEGSSSESERGLSLRKEHMEDSSSDDGEPLASQGRLIFEYLERDLPYIREPFTDKMCDLASSFPELKTLRSCDLLPSSWFSVAWYPIYKIPTGPTLKDLDACFLTYHSLHAPFQGAEVTTQSMCEVQPRESVEKTMLPVFGLATYKLRGSVWTSTKGSGHQLVNSLFKAADNWLRLRHVNHPDFIFFCR; this is encoded by the exons ATGGTAAAGGAAAGGAGAGGCAGTGATGTTGTTGAGTTGCAGCAGCCTCCTCCGTACTTTGTTCTTGGTGATGTATGGGAATCGTTTGCAGAGTGGAGTGCTTACGGCACTGGAGTTCCTCTCTCTTTGAATAACAACAACAGTTATTATAAAGATCGTGTCTTCCAATACTACGTTCCTTCTCTCTCTGCCATCCAACTCTATGCTGATTCTCATCCCTTAAGCTCAAG GCGGCTAAGTGAGGAGAGTGACAGTGATTTCAAGGATTCAAGCAGCGAAGGAAGCAGCAGTGAGTCAGAAAGAGGACTCTCTTTAAGAAAGGAGCATATGGAAGACTCGTCTAGTGATGATGGGGAGCCTTTAGCCTCTCAAGGTCGTTTGATCTTTGAGTATCTTGAACGTGATCTTCCTTACATCCGCGAACCCTTTACCGACAAG ATGTGTGACCTTGCCTCTAGCTTTCCTGAGCTGAAGACGCTGAGAAGCTGTGATTTACTGCCTTCAAGCTGGTTCTCCGTGGCATG GTACCCAATTTACAAAATACCCACAGGACCAACACTCAAGGATCTGGATGCTTGCTTCTTGACGTATCATTCTCTTCACGCACCCTTTCAAG GTGCAGAAGTTACAACACAGTCTATGTGTGAGGTGCAGCCAAGGGAGAGTGTTGAGAAGACAATGCTTCCTGTCTTTGGCCTCGCCACATACAAGTTGAGAGGTTCTGTATGGACGAGTACCAAAGGCTCTGGTCACCAGCTTGTGAACTCCCTTTTCAAAGCCGCAGACAATTGGCTGAGGTTGCGTCATGTCAACCATCCTgacttcatcttcttctgccGGTGA